A region of the Yarrowia lipolytica chromosome 1C, complete sequence genome:
GATCACTCCCAAGCTTGGAAAGATCCCCGTTGGAATTGCCACCGATCCTGCCGACGGTCTTGGACGACTCGAGTACGACTTCTTCGGCTTCCCCCGAAAGCTCTACCAAGAGAAGTTCTTTGCCCGACATTCCCACGAGCTTGCTCTCAAGGTCGCCGATGTCATTGACTCCTCTGACAAGTACCAAGCTCAGCTCCGAACCGACAAGAAGTGGGACCACGGTCTGTGGGTCTCTTCCAAGGTCATGTTTGAGCATGCCGGAGAGGCTGACGGAGAGGTTCCCTTCCCCGTTTTGCAGATTTCTGAGCCTGCTGGAgaccagctcaaggccaacgGAAACGAGGATGACGTTGCGAACAGATTCTACGACCTCGGCAAGGTTCTTGCTCCTCTGAGAGAACAGGGTTACTGGATTATTGGCTCCGGAATGTCCGTTCACAACCTGCGAGAGCTAGGCGCCTACTACGGAGGCCATGCTGACTACGCCGTAACctttgagaaggaggtcaaCAAGCTTGTCCAGAATGTCACTGCCAACGAGGACGGCAAGATTCCCGACGAACAGTACAAGCGAAATGTCAAGACGTTGTGGAACGACAAGgaccgacgacgagcccATCCTACTGCCGAGCATCTCTTCCCTCTGTTTTTCGCTCTCGGAGCTGCTGACGGAGATAAGGGTAAGCAGGTTTACGCTGCTCCCCAGGCCTCTCTTTCTTGGGGAACCTACAAGTGGCAGTAAGCCATCTAACacttatatatatacttgaTTTTATAGATAGAATGGATTGTACAGTTATTTTCTTGGTACCGTAGATATGCATCTTTGTATAACAATCACTTTCAACTCCTTCCAACAGTAAAGTTAGGTTGCCTCGAAAAGGCTATGTGTAGTTCGTGTGGAGAGCATGACGTGTATTATATAGATGAGGAGTTATTgacatacttgtagatggaTGGCCGGTTGCAAAACAGCATGCAGAGCCCTCGTCTActtatcacgtgactctgaTCCGAGATGGATACGGCTTGGGACTTTGACAGGAGCATGAGATCAATCACTTCCCCTTGACCCCTTGACCTCGGCTCTTATCTGATCCATGTGGAACCAAGTGTATCTCCCGATGCTTGCAACTACACAATGGCACCGCAGAGGTGATTTAAAGGTATCAGAAGAACTGTATTGTCATGGAGAATGTCCAGATACGGCCCGCTTCCGTGTACCGGGTGCTGGTCGGAAATTAACACAACAATTCCTCCCCAATGGCATGTCATGCAGCTCTCCCCAAGCTTTTTcagtctacaagtagacactGACATATTTTCGGTTGAGTTTTGGGGGGGATTATTGGCCCTCACAGATGCAATAAGAAGGCGGAAAAACATTGAATCGAAAGGTGAAACTCTGGAGATATTATTTATAATTCCATATTGAAAATGTCTTTATTTATTCACCTCTCAGAGAACAGCTAGGATTTTTCATCGTTATCAATAAAGTTAACCTCCCGAAACGAGGTTAGGGTTCCCGAGTCCGCCCGAATCATTGGTTGGGTCTTATCCTGGAAAACCGCTCTTCTTGATTTTCCCACCTACAGTCCAAAGGTGAGTATGGAGCGGTCCAAGACGCGAGCGGGAATTGTGTCAATTGAAATGAGACAATTGAGTCCAATATTGAATGGAAACACAGTATTTACTACTGATAGTGCTCTCCAAGTGGTGCTGTTGGCGTCTTCAACAGGTGGTTAGGTGGGTGTGGTTATGGTGATACGACTACGTGTACATGATTAT
Encoded here:
- a CDS encoding uncharacterized protein (Compare to YALI0C06754g, weakly similar to uniprot|Q96U38 Neurospora crassa Conserved hypothetical protein) → MNTLTSLFFLTLAVFASLLGRKAYISNITNTPITSTTTNTQSYDTKLPDLDMPSIAKRTPVLFVPHGGPTLMYEGDPNSDQKAFAYLRAFGRELLKKHKENPESVKGVIVMSAHWEHAYQKDENPREVSPNKLPKITPKLGKIPVGIATDPADGLGRLEYDFFGFPRKLYQEKFFARHSHELALKVADVIDSSDKYQAQLRTDKKWDHGLWVSSKVMFEHAGEADGEVPFPVLQISEPAGDQLKANGNEDDVANRFYDLGKVLAPLREQGYWIIGSGMSVHNLRELGAYYGGHADYAVTFEKEVNKLVQNVTANEDGKIPDEQYKRNVKTLWNDKDRRRAHPTAEHLFPLFFALGAADGDKGKQVYAAPQASLSWGTYKWQ